The Hydrogenobacter sp. T-2 region TCCATAAAGAGGATTATGGGTAAAGAGTTTCAAGATATCGTTAAGGATGAGAGATATGCAAAAGCCCATGGTCTGTATAGGGAGGTGGCAGAAAGAAAGCCTCTAACCGCAAGAGATATAACAGATTCCCTTGATAAGGCTTTATTGCACCCTATCTTTGGCATACCCATATTCTTTTTGTTAATGTTCTTGCTCTTTAAGTTCTCCTTTGACTTTTCTGCACCTTTTATGGAGTGGGTAGAGGGGTTTGTAAATGGTTTTATCGCTCCAATTATTTCAGAAGGTCTGTCCCTTCTTGGTGTTAGTGATTGGGTTCAAAGGCTCTTCGCAGAAGCCTTGATAGGCGGTGTGGGCTTTGTTTTGACCTTTGTTCCTCTTATTGCGGTTATATACTTTTTGCTGGCTCTAATGGAATTTTCTGGGTATCTTCCAAGGGTCGCCTTTCTTATGGACAGGTTTATGCATAGGCTTGGTCTACACGGCAAGAGCCTTGTTCCTCTTCTTCTTGGCTTTGGATGTAATGTGCCTGCCATAGTTGCCACAAGGGCGTTGGAAACAAAGAGAGATAAGTTTCTCGTCATAGCCATGATACCCTTTATGAGTTGTCCTGCAAGGCTTGTGGTTTTTTCCTTTTTTGCGGTGCTCTTTTTCAAAAACCCTGCGGTTGTGATATTTTCCCTTTATCTCTTAGGCATTTTCGTTGCATTTTTGACTGCCTTCCTTCTAAGAAAAACTCTATACGGAGGAGCTCTCTATCACTTCGTCATGGAATTGCCCCCTTACAGGCTTCCCACGCTGAGACTTCTTTTCAGAGTTGTATGGGTTTATGTAAGGGATTTTCTATACAGGGCTGGCACCCTAATATTTGCAGCATCGGTTTTCATATGGCTTTTGCTTAACCTACCACCGGGTGTCAAAAACCCTTCTGAAAGCATTGCGGGACAGATAGGGAAAGCCATATCTCCCATCTTTAAACCTTTAGGTCTTGAAGACTGGAGGATATCAACCTCTCTTATACCAGCCTTTCTTGCCAGAGAGATAGTGCTAAGTTCTATGGGAACCATATACACTGCGGAGGTAGAAAAGGAAGAAGAGCCTTTTGTTTTTTCTGAGGCTCTAAAGGAGCAAGCTATTGGCTTTGGTAATGCCTTAAAGGAGGCTGTGGTAAATGTCTTTAAGCCAGTGCCAACCGCCTTTGAAGTAGAGGAAGAAGGAAGCGATAGCTTAAGAAGTTTAATAGCACAAAGTATCTCACCAGCATCCGCTCTGGCTTTTATGGTATTTTTACTGCTATACACTTCCTGTCTGGGAACAGTGGCGGTAATGTGGAGGGAGGCAGGAAAAGGTTTTGCACTTGCATTTCTCACATATAGTCTACTCTTAGGCTGGCTCTTTGGTTTCTTTGCATACAGGATAGGAAGTGTGATATGGAATACTTAGCACTATTTTTGTTGGTGGTCTCCTTGTTTTACCTTTGGTGGAGGGGAAGGAAAGGTTCGTGCTGTAGTTGAGGGTTGAGTGGGTTGTATAATAATTAAGGTAATCTTGTGGGGGATTTGGATTTATGTCTGAAAACTTGCTAAAGATAGAGCTGTATAGGATTTTGGTAAGCATAGCGGTAGGGCTTATAACTATATTGGTTTTTATTTTTAATGTTAGTGTTGCAGAGAGGTATTATCATAGTCTAAATATTCATGTTCAATCAACCCAAACGAATAATGAGGAGAGAAAAGGTAGCAATCAAAACATAAACGATACTAAAAACACAAATCAAGACAACAGAGGCGATCCCACTTTGAAGTAGGAGGATTTAAAGTCAGCTTTAAACAGAACTTTAAAGTTTTTTAATGAAAACATTATAGCATTTTTAGTTGTTTCCATTTTCGTTGGCGAGTTTATAAGCTGGATTGGAATGATTTTTATTCTCGGATTATACGAAAGAGGATTAGATAAAGGCCTATACAATAGAGAGCTTTATGTGGATGAAGATATAGGATGGAAACTATCTACAACTCTCCTTAGACCTATGGTTGATGAAAAACCAAAATTTGCCTTAGGGGTTTCTGAAATTCATTTTGCATTGGCAAAGGCTTTTTCTGGTGTTTCTTTGAGTATGTATATATGCTCTTCTGTATTAATTCCATCAACTGCAATTTCCTTTATTATAAAGGAACTCTATGTATTTTTTTCATGGTGATGCTTTTTGTTGTAGTTTATATTTTATTACCAATACTAATTTTAGCGAACGTGTTTATTAACTTGTTATCTAAACTTTTTATGCTATTATATAGATTGTTCGCATATAGACTCCTTAAAATTTGTTATATAAGTATAGAATCTATGAAGGCTCCAGAAAATATTGAACCACTGTTTTTAGTAAAGCACATAGAAAAGCTAATACTTACATCCTCTGCTTTATTCACTTTTATTATTTTTATATCATTTTTGGGTTTTACAGTGGGTTATCCTATAGAGACTTTATTACTTGTTGAAATCTTCACAGCTTTTATATCTTTTTTGTTATCAATATACCATATGAGGTTTGCCAATCAATTCATGTGCCTTGCATTAGAAGAATGCTATAAAAAACCAGACACAACAGAGAATACTAACCCTCAACCCTCAACAAACCAAAGTCCACCACAATCACCACTTCAGCATACTCAAGAGCACCACACACAGAACTAAAGCATTATAATTTTAATACCATGATAGACTGGCTTGTTAAAAAGCTACTTGGCACCAAAAGCGAGAGAGAAGTCAAGAGGCTAAGAAAGGTAGTTCAAAGGATAACACAAAAGGAAAGAGAACTTGATCAACTTTCAAACAAAGAGATAAGGCTTATGGCACAAGACCTAAGACAGAAGATACTTCAGGATGAAGAGCTAAAGCAGAAAATAATAAAAGGCGGAATAACTCCAGAGGTGGAGCTTGCCTTTGCTCTTGTAAGGGAGGCGGGCAAAAGGGCGCTTGGGCTCAGATTTTTTGATGTTCAGCTCATAGGTGGGCTTGTGCTTCATGAGGGTAAGATAGCAGAGATGAAAACAGGCGAGGGTAAAACCTTAGTGGCTACTTCTGCCACAGTGGTCAACGCCATGACTGGGGAAGGAGTTCATGTGGTCACCGTCAATGACTACCTTGCCAGAAGGGACGCTCAATGGATGGGTGGGCTATATCTTTTTCTTGGTCTTGATGTGGGTGTTATAAACTCTGACTATAGCTCCTACAGAGTAGAATGGGCAGACCCAGAGCTGGCACATAGGGCTATTGAGGAAGACTGGAGGGTTTGGCCAAAGGGCTATTTTGAGGAAACTTTGCCATCAGACCTAATAAACGTTCAAGCAAAGAAAGCCTTTTATACTAAGCTAACCTCTTGCACAAGAAGACAAGCCTATGAGTGCAGTATAACCTATGGCACTAACAATGAATTTGGCTTTGACTATCTTAGAGACAATATGGCTTTTTCTCTTGAGGAGATAGTGCAGGTAAAGGGGCACAACTTTGCCATAGTGGACGAGGTGGACTCCATACTCATAGATGAGGCGAGAACTCCTCTTATCATCTCAGGTCCTGCGGAGATGGATACATCTGTGTATTACAAGGCGGATGAGGTGGTGAGAAAGCTCACAAAAGACGAGGATTTTACAGTAGACGAGAAAAATAGAACTGTCCAGCTCACAGAGCAGGGTATAGGCAAAATAGAGGAGCTTCTTGGCGTGGAAAACCTTTACGATATAAGGAATATAGACCTACTGCATGCGGTAAATCAGGCACTTAGAGCTCATACGCTTTTCAAGAAGGATGTGCACTATATAGTGAGAGATAAGGAAGTTCTCATAGTGGATGAGTTTACTGGAAGGGTTTTGCCCGGCAGAAGGTGGAGCGATGGTCTGCATCAGGCTATAGAGGTAAAGGAGGGTGTTCCCATACAGAGGGAAAACCAAACTCTTGCAAGCATAACATTCCAAAACTACTTTAAGCTCTACAAAAAGCTCTCTGGTATGACGGGAACTGCAGAGACAGAAGCCCTTGAGTTTAAGGAAATATACGGTCTTGAGGTGGTTGTTGTCCCAACTCATAGACCCATGAGAAGAAAAGACCATGCGGATTTGGTATACAAGACAAAGGGAGAAAAGTGGCAATCAGTTGTGGATATCATAAAGCAGGAACATGAGAAGGGTAGACCCATATTGGTGGGAACAGTCTCCATAGAAGACTCGGAGCATCTCTCAAGACTTTTGCAGAAAGAGAAGATACCACACAATGTTTTAAATGCTAAACAGCATGAGAAGGAAGCAGAGATAATAGCTCAGGCTGGAAGGCTTGGTGCGGTAACCATATCCACCAACATGGCAGGAAGGGGAACAGATATCCTTCTTGGTGGAAACCCTGAATACCTTGCAAGGGAAATATTAAGGTCTAAGGGCAAGGCGGTGGAGGAGGCAACGGAGGAGGAATGGAAGGAAGCCTTAGAAAAGGCATACAAGATAACGGAAGAAGAGAAAAAGAAGGTAGTTGAGCTTGGAGGCCTGCTCGTTATTGGCACAGAAAGGCACGAATCAAGGCGGATAGACAACCAGCTAAGAGGTAGGGCAGGAAGACAAGGAGACCCAGGAGAGTCTCGCTTTGTGTTATCTCTGGAAGATGACCTAATGAGGATTTTCGGTGGTGATAGGGTAAAGAAACTCATGGAAATACTCAAAATCCCAGAAGGAGAGCCAATAGAGAGCGGTATGGTTACCAAGGCTATACAAAACGCACAAAAGAGGGTAGAAGCCCAGAACTTCCAGATAAGAAAGA contains the following coding sequences:
- the feoB gene encoding ferrous iron transport protein B, which codes for MKIIKVALAGNPNVGKTSLLNHLAGTNLKVGNWPGVTVEKREGKVRFWDYEINLVDLPGIYTLEPISEDEWVAYNYVTQEKPDLILNIIETPNMERDLLLTIELLEHEIPLIIVLNMTDEARKLGVEVNDRWLSELLGVRVLRTNGRTGEGVRALLPNIVEVFNLKEKPKPLRYSKELEDLLEKVRERENETKAELIRKLLSLEEFRELRESIKRIMGKEFQDIVKDERYAKAHGLYREVAERKPLTARDITDSLDKALLHPIFGIPIFFLLMFLLFKFSFDFSAPFMEWVEGFVNGFIAPIISEGLSLLGVSDWVQRLFAEALIGGVGFVLTFVPLIAVIYFLLALMEFSGYLPRVAFLMDRFMHRLGLHGKSLVPLLLGFGCNVPAIVATRALETKRDKFLVIAMIPFMSCPARLVVFSFFAVLFFKNPAVVIFSLYLLGIFVAFLTAFLLRKTLYGGALYHFVMELPPYRLPTLRLLFRVVWVYVRDFLYRAGTLIFAASVFIWLLLNLPPGVKNPSESIAGQIGKAISPIFKPLGLEDWRISTSLIPAFLAREIVLSSMGTIYTAEVEKEEEPFVFSEALKEQAIGFGNALKEAVVNVFKPVPTAFEVEEEGSDSLRSLIAQSISPASALAFMVFLLLYTSCLGTVAVMWREAGKGFALAFLTYSLLLGWLFGFFAYRIGSVIWNT
- the secA gene encoding preprotein translocase subunit SecA, which translates into the protein MIDWLVKKLLGTKSEREVKRLRKVVQRITQKERELDQLSNKEIRLMAQDLRQKILQDEELKQKIIKGGITPEVELAFALVREAGKRALGLRFFDVQLIGGLVLHEGKIAEMKTGEGKTLVATSATVVNAMTGEGVHVVTVNDYLARRDAQWMGGLYLFLGLDVGVINSDYSSYRVEWADPELAHRAIEEDWRVWPKGYFEETLPSDLINVQAKKAFYTKLTSCTRRQAYECSITYGTNNEFGFDYLRDNMAFSLEEIVQVKGHNFAIVDEVDSILIDEARTPLIISGPAEMDTSVYYKADEVVRKLTKDEDFTVDEKNRTVQLTEQGIGKIEELLGVENLYDIRNIDLLHAVNQALRAHTLFKKDVHYIVRDKEVLIVDEFTGRVLPGRRWSDGLHQAIEVKEGVPIQRENQTLASITFQNYFKLYKKLSGMTGTAETEALEFKEIYGLEVVVVPTHRPMRRKDHADLVYKTKGEKWQSVVDIIKQEHEKGRPILVGTVSIEDSEHLSRLLQKEKIPHNVLNAKQHEKEAEIIAQAGRLGAVTISTNMAGRGTDILLGGNPEYLAREILRSKGKAVEEATEEEWKEALEKAYKITEEEKKKVVELGGLLVIGTERHESRRIDNQLRGRAGRQGDPGESRFVLSLEDDLMRIFGGDRVKKLMEILKIPEGEPIESGMVTKAIQNAQKRVEAQNFQIRKRLLEYDMVMNTQRLTVYSMRRDLLESKGLEEYLREFIYDLVAQKVEELIKEEEPELWELEPLRDYFKELLGREIEVPPARDKEELIENLSQKVLEVINLRKEELGEGVFWELVKIVMLSNLDHLWREHLHTMDRLRESIYLRGYASKDPLVEYKKEAFYLFEDMLSRFRARTISDILHMQVRTQEEVEEELKREEQERDKLLSMAVFSGVEGKADQGQKGPKRKTLKERLQARRKR